The Saccopteryx leptura isolate mSacLep1 chromosome 5, mSacLep1_pri_phased_curated, whole genome shotgun sequence nucleotide sequence GCCAGGAAGCCAGGTTACAGAGAGCTTCTGCATGCCTTCAGCTCCCAAATCCATCTCACAGGCAACACAACTTTCTTTTTGATGGAAGGTCTTGCCTTAGACAACGTCCTGTCTTCCCAGGAGGGGATCTGGCTCCAGATCAGCACTTTCTTCTCTATGGCAAAGGCTACCGCCTTTGGACGATAAAAACACTCAGCTTTGGAAAAGAATTTGTAAACAAGTATAAGAAGATATTCAGAAAATTGGTGCAAATGAATCACACAAACTATTGCAGTGTGTTGGCAAATCAGTTAGGTCTTTGTTTTCATAATCATGATtagtattattgttattatcaccatcatccttattttattactattgttattattaatttgcAACCTGCTACTGCAAAGGACAGAACTGGAAATTCTGAAAAACTCAGGGAAAGAAGTGGCCTCAGTATCACCATTTCCAGTACCTGCTGCCGGCAGGACACTCTGAGCCAGAAAAGCGTATTTTTAATACAGCATCACGTGGATTCCAGGGCTTCTCCATAAAAGCCTTGCAAATGTTCTGGAGCCTTTTCATCTCTTGACTAAATTGCTCTCTCTTCTATATAATTCAACTTAATTTAAGGAGAGTAGAGTATACAGTACTGGATACAAACAAGAGCGCACAAATGCCACTTCGAGCACTCTTAGTTCAGGAAGCAGCGCGGCCTCTGGTGAGCTGCCCTGCTTTTCATCTGATGGTGCAAACACGACACTTTTACTTCCGACAAGAACTCTGGCCATTTGCTGTCACACAGGGGTACACGGCAGCTTTTCTGGCCCCACCTTAGCATCCTAAAGAGATATTTATTAGCAACTACCATTTACACGTGAGGAAAGTGCAGTTGAACGTTTGCCTAGGGGCACAGCCATCAGCGGGGGAGGCGAGAGTTAAACCAGCAATGCCTGATCCAAACCTAGACCGTGGGGCTTATCAACAATCTTGGAATCAAAACAGGTCAGAAAACACAGTTTTATTTACGTCAAAACTAAGCTGGCAGGAAAAACTAACCAGAATTTAGAGCATATTTTTAATAATCGTTTAAGCCCTTTATTCTGAATGTGTAAACAATTAGGTACGGAAGTATTCATGTGTTTAGAAAACAGAATTctgcctcagcctctgctggtgaTGTCATATAAAATATGGTGAGCACATCATATCTCCTCACTGAAATTAGGCAATAAATGAACTCTGAAACATGTTAGGCTCAAGGTTTTTGCTTAAGGGACTCTGGGTTTGTATTGCAATGTATCACGGTTCAGCTTATGATTTTTTTGACTTTATGATGGTGCAGAAGTGACATACATTCAGTAGGAACCATACTTGAAATTTTGAATTTGGCATCTCTTGGGCTAGTGACATGTGGCCCAGCACTCTCTTGTGATGTTGGACATCTGCAGAGAGCCGCAACACCCCCGACCCAACCCCATCAGCCACACAATAATGCGGGTCTAACAATTTATACCACAGTATGCTGTGCTGCCAGCATTTTTTGGATACTGTGTTTGTGCTTTCCCATCCCAAAATGTCTTCAAAACACTCATCTGTGTCTCCTGTCTCTGATGAGAAGAAGAGGCAGGCAAATACTACTGAGATGAAAGCAAGTTCATCTCCCAACTGTGGGCTAATGTAAGTATTCTGAGCAAGCTTTAGTTGGCAAGGATAAGCTATTAGATTATGTTTGGCAGATTgggtgtattaaatgcatttttgacttAATGATATTTTCAACTTAGGGTGGATTTATTGGGATAGAAGCCATCATAAGTCGAGGAGCATCTATATACAGTGATTCTGACAAAATTGTCCTATGACAGCATCAGTCTTTCAGATggctattttaaaatgcaaatcattCAGCTTTTCATGAAGATGGTGCTGAAAGCGAAGGAAGCCCCCTCCCAAAGCTGAGGCAAAAGCAAAGGCTTTGGAGGCAAAGAAAGCCATGCTGAAAAGTGTCCACAGCCATACACAAAAGGATCTACACATCACCCACCTTCCGACTGCCCAAAACCATGCAGAAGGCAGCTCAAATATCCTCTGAAGAGCGCCCTCAGGAGAAACAAGCTTGATCACTATGTCATCATCAAGTTCCTCCTGAGTACTGCATCAGCCATGAAGAAgacagaagataaaaatatatttgtgttcgTTATGGGTGTCAAGGCCAACAAGCATCAGATCAAACAGGCTGTGAAGAAGTTCTACAACATTGACATGGCTAAGTTCAACACCCTAATCTGACCTTCTGGAGTAAAGAAGGCATATGTTTGATTAGCTCTGAATATGATGCTTTGGATATTGCCAACAAAATTGGATGAACTGAATCCAGCTGgctaattctaaatataaaaatttttcactgtaaagaaaacaaaaacaaaacataatcatTTATTTAAGCATTTAAAGTGACTTGAGATCTTTGGATCAAAGTTTTTAGCCCATAAAATACGTCATTCATGGATGCTTTTAACTTTTAGTAGATTTGATTCCTCCTCTcccaattttatagatgaagCTTTTCAAATTCACATGTTTCGTCCTCCTTTACACCTTCTTACCAAGGAAACTTAACTTCCTTGTCAGAGTATGGGAACTGTATCTTCTTCAATGACCAGGTGAGAGCGGAGTTTACAATTTGGAGAACTCTGGGGTGTAGTTAGAGCTGGCTTCAGGGTGGAGAGGTGTGTTTCTGAAATATTCTTAGAATAAATTAACTATTCACATCTgagtagacttttttttcttttattaagaaaaatggaTTTAAAGACACTAAGAGACCTAGTGGAACAAAGAAGCTGCAAAGCCTGGTTATTATCTCCTGACAGCGCTGGACCACTGAAATGCTCCTGATGGTTGATAAAGTGTCTTTGATTGTGGGTGTTTCTTCCTCCCAAGATGAGAGGAAAGTGCACGCCAGCCACAGTGAGATTTGCCCTGGACCAGTCCTGTGATTGGCTGTGACACCACTGTTCCTCAAATCACGACTTATTCTGAGATCTGAAAGCCCCAAATAGGGAAttgcctgtctctttctcttgtcaCTCTGCCGTTATGTGACATGCATTTGTGTTCCCTGTGACTCCAGGTCTCACTGCCCTGCCTCACACTCAAACCCCACAGCTCTTCCCAGACAGGAAGTTCTCAGTGTGCCCTGGGCAATGTCCCTGCACCAGACTCCAGGGTTGTCGCTCACCTCACTGTAACTTGGCTATTGCGGTATTTGCTCTTTACTTCCGATCTGCAACTGCCCTGCAAGGTTCATCACTctgaggagaggaagaggctTTACTAGTAGTAGGCTCACTTACTGTAATTTCTAAACAAGACTCATCCTTCTTCTTTAATCCTGAAGTATTCAATACGTTCACCCATGGAGCTCAGCTTTCTCCCCgcttctctgactttctctggaAGGTGTGCTTGTGAGGCCTGAGGGACACAGTGCCCTCCTCACTTCTACGCAGAACCATCTTCAACATTCAAACCAGCTGATTTCCAGATTGCCTTGGACCACATTCATTAACTCCTAAAAAACTTGACCAGGATGATGTTGCTTTTCACGAAAGCAGTCACTCCCAATGAATTCCGTAAACAAGGACCGCTCCTTTGCAACCCCCTGATAAGAGGCCTGCCTGAAAGGGCCCATCTTGGTCTTTGGGACTAATTCACAGGGTGATCAATGGGCAAGTCAAGAGGTCTGCCAACCCCAGAGATGGCAAATGGCTGAGTCAAAATTCCAGCCTTTTCCATTTTCCTGTTATTCCTCTGTCATCCTGTCAGACACCACATTCTGGTCTCTTCAGATGTGTCACTGCCATTCCCCCTTTGGAGTCCCATACTGCTTAAAGGGCAGGAAACATGGATGTGAATCTTGTCTGGAAAATTGTTCATCATTCTGTGCCCCCGTTTCCACTGACAATGTGGGTTAATCCTAGGATTTATTTCACACGTTTGTGGGAGAATCCCTACCTCATTGGTACAGACTATCTGATCAAacggagataaaaaaaaaagcaatagactttgaAAGCCTCTTGCCTCTGTTTATTTCCCATTCGAGGTGACATTGAGAAAAACTGACCCAGTGAATGCTCATCATGGCTGGAGATGCTCAGAGAGTGTTCAGCCAATGAGAGATGGAGGCCTTCATTTCTCTCAGGACCAAAGGCCATAGACTTATCGAGGCACAGGTCCTGGTTCTGTTTCTCCTAGCTGATAATAAGCTCACAGTTGTCTTGTTGAGTGATTACATAAACTGAAAAGGGCCGTATTATAGCCAAAAATGCTGAGACATGAGCCAAATGTGATTTTAATATGCCTGCATAATATAATATTCCTGACTTTGAAAAGTACCCTACATGATTAAACTTCTTCATTTTTACTAAAGAGGGATAATTTGCTtcagaataaagtaaaaaacaatgaAGCTGCTTATGGAAAATGACCTTTGTTGTCCTTACACATATCAAGTAGATTCCTAGAGAAGCGAGCCCAGCAGGGATTCCATTTAGCTAACTGACTGAATCCACAGGACTCCAAAatgcctttcctttcttctgttactCTAAGCCAACCTATTCCCTCACTAGAAGCCCAGGAGTTTTCATGGAGTCACCTTGGTGAGATGACCTTTGTTGTACCAGCCATGGTGATCTTagcttttaagaaatttttaactCAGTGTGTTTATTTCCACTTTAATTATTTAGCACAATCCTTATTTTGAAGTAATGTCATCAACATGTGATAAGAGTGATTGAAAATTTGGTTTAAAATCTAGTTCCCATACTTCAGAAAAACTTGAATATACACAGCAGGTGATGATGTGTTGTGATCAGCTATTTTGCTTCTTTCTGTAGAGAAGTGGCCCTGCAGCCAGTCCAAGTTTTAATATCTCTGTGCATTTCTATACATTCTTAAGACGGTCCATGCTTAAGAAGTATCATGGGTAGCAGAGTTTCATTAACTTCTACAGAATCATTTGGAATTCTATGTAGCTGATACACATAAAACTGTAATAGAGAAATAGCAAGATGGAAATACTAGCCTTAGTCTAAATAAGTCATCTTGTATAACTGACTGCCTCTAAAATAAGAACACATAGCAAGCAACATGTTCGTAGCACCCTTTGCTTCTGTGCCCTATACAGAGAAGATGGATTTCAGCTCTTACACAAGTGTGCAGACAAAATACGCATTGGAACATTTATCCTAAAATGCCTGTGTGGCCAGCCTGGCtctagacttaaaaaaaaatcctcctctgtgtcacttttttctatttttgtgatgATTCCTTCTTGTCAAGAGTGTGAAGGGTCTGCAATTTTACTCAACTTGCAAGTTAAAATGTTAGCCTGCTGCAGCATCGTGATTGCTGACAGAAGATGTGACATTCCTGGGTCGAAGGTAAAGGATGATGTGTTATTCACAGAAATTGCAGTTGCCTTAATATCATCATTTTGTTTGTGCAGGTTCCTCAAAGTTCCAGTTCCCGGGAACAGCGTGACCAGGGCCAGGCAATCCACACATGCATTGGGGTGCTGATCAGCCCAGACAGACAGATTCAATAAGACATACTGTTTCACAGGTTATGCAGGAACTCAAGGGGTCCATGAAGAATTGTCTTCCAgcactttttcttcctctttaaatcTATGGCATCACATCAAAAGTGGAGGCTAAAATAAGGTATTTGTACCATAATAAGAATGATTTTCTTATTATCACTGCTCCTCTTTAagctcttttatatttaaaactcagCTTGCTCACTGTAGAATGGGAAGTTTTATGTTTCTCTTACAGAACTCTCTAGCCTTATCGGGTGGATGAAGATGGCTTGGGGAGCCAGGGCACCTGCCTGTATTGTAGGCACAGTGGCAGAAGTGGGGTAATTGCCCACCAGAATTCATGCTTCATGTTGTACAATTAACATGTCATTCTTGGCTGAGATCACATTTTCTAGCACAACTTGCAGTTAGAGGCTTGCACATTAAAGAGTTTTTGGAAGGAACGTGAACAGAAGGGATGTGAGCTACTTACAGAGCTGGCTCAGAATGACTTCACGAACACTCTTCCACATCTTTTTCCTTTTGGCTGGCAAAAGTGGGCATGGTCATATGGAGtcttagaacaggggttgggaatctttttggctgagagagccatgaacaccacatattttaaaaatgtaattctgtgagaaccatacaacgacccgtgtacattatgcattatccaataaaaatttggtgttgtcctggaggacagctgtgattggctccagccacccacaaccataaacttgagcggtaagaaatgaatggattgtaatacatgagaatgttttatatttttaacgttattatttttttaattaaagacttGTGTGCCAGCCAGATGCAGtgatcaaaagagccacatctggctcatgagccataggttcccgacccctgtcttagaagCTAACGGGGAAGCAGGGTGAGTCTTTTGTAGAAGTTgaacatccattcattcattcactgacttAATTCTGTTATGTTACTTTATTGTGCTTAacctattttatacattttggaaacTACCTATTATAGCAACTAGCCAACCCTAGTTTATACAAGAATGTTGTATTGGTTAGGAGTGATTTTGCTAGAATGTGGACTTGTCTCTTAGCTTCTTCAAAGCCTCCGTTCTGTCCTTGGTACAGTAGGTGAAATCTACTGTAGAGATTTTAAATTCCTCTCTATAGCAAAATATAAAGTTGATTAAAATACAGAATTCAGGGAAATGAAGACAACAGAGATTTTAGTGGCTAAAATACCTCTCATACATTTAAGGACATAATTTATGCCATTTTAGGTTTGATGGATTACCTAAGTCTGGCCATTCATAATAGAGTTCCCACAGTTAGATGAATGTCTCCACAGGTCTAAGACAGCAATATCTTTACTTGCCAACatgttaacattaaaatatttaacaaaacccCAAATAATAAAAAGGTTGGTGGCAGCTGGGTTTATGTAGTATTAAACCTAATGATAATCGTAAATGTTTGGCTTTCTGGAGACAAATGTCCATTGTAAAGAAAAATTTCACTGATGTGGGAATACCAGTGCTCTGCCTGCATACTCTTTAACTAAGATATAAATGCATAATAGCTCAATGTGGTTTAGAACACTATGTATTGATGTAAAGCTGAGGtcagcacattttttttctataaagggacaagtagtaaatattttagcctTTGTGAACCAAATGGTTTCTGAAGAGACTTTTCAACTGTGCTGTGACAGCCAAAGCAGCCACAGATAAGACATGAATGGACAGAAGTAGCTGTCTTCCAACaaaatcttatttataaaaatacttctgGGCTTGATTTGGCCCAGGTACCCTAGTTTGCCAGTCCCTGACTTAAAGAATCTAACTTTTTGCATTGTCTTTGAGttatttttgcaattatttatAAGTTATAAGTAATTGATACACATGCAAATTCTGTCATTTTTGGCAGTGATTTAGTTAACtgacttcctttttctctcccctcccctccagttTTGTCCTCATTTGTTATCGATCTCAACTATTCTTCATTCTACATACATTTACACTGTGTTGATTTCCTTTGGATGGACTGTCAGAGCTGCCTGGTTCCCTCACATCATgtgagttaaataaaaattttaacatgtatCTATTTTAAATCTGTGTAGAGTGATGTGTAGaagctaaaaaaattaatacttttccttccttcttcttttttttaagtaagaggaggggagatagacaaattcccacatgcgccccacctgGGATTGACCTGGCagcccccttctggggccaatgcttgaatcaactgagctatcctcagcacccaggaccaactctcaaaccaatcaagcccctggctgtgggagaggaagagagagagaaggaggagaagaagcaagagagaagcagatggtcacttctcttatgtgccctgattgggtacTGAAGCttggacatctgcacaccaggccgatgctctagccactaagccaactggccagggcctgctctcaccttttaagttattaaaattaacagagacagattaacaggagaatattacattttaatacatATGCATGTAGAATTTACATAtgcatgaaaattccaaagataGTTGAGGTAACATTGGGTATATGTGATTTTGgccaaataagaaaaagggagaaatgagGTCTTAGATTTCAGAAGTAGGAACTGGCAATTTACAGGTAAATGAGGAGGAGATGAACATACAGGGCAGGCACAGTTCTGCTTCAGTGAGACACAGCGGGTGATCTGGTGACAGGCCCCTGCTTGGCACCTTCCCATCTACCATAATTAATACAAATTAGACTAAGGTGAATATGTTGAGATTTCCTTCCTGGAGCATATATTTCTATCTGAATCTCTTCAGCAGGAAAAGGGGAGAGTCAAAGGTGTTTCtgattcttttgtttcttattaacAGGCTTAAAATCCATATTCCAAAGGTGATTTTACTTTCTTCTAAAAATTCTTttagatgtgtatgtgtgtttaatgATCAGAAATTATTAATAGCTTTGAAATGAAGTTCTAATGGAAAGATAAATTAATCTGGTATTTGAACCCGGTTGTTCCCTTCCCAATCTCACACATAGATGGTGACCACGTTGTGTGTATACAGCATTTTTCAAAGAGTACTTTCATAACCATTAGCTTAAGGGTTTCTTTCGACACCTGTCTTGGCTTTGTTAGGGCAAACGATTATCAATATTTCATCAGGCAGGAAAGTTTGACACATAGAAACTTCACAAATGAATCTCCGTGTCTCCTGGGAAAGAGAGCCTTGTTGCAGAGGCTGCCTTCCTGCTCATTCACTCTACTGTCCTTCCTGCCCATTCAGTCAGGAGGAGAGCCCTCCTCCTTGCTGCACCCAGCCCTGCAGTTAGCGTCACAGCACCACCTTTTCCAAGCAATATGCAGATAAAATGGCAGTTGGGCTCTGGAGTTTACCTGGATTGATTTGTATATCTGACTAGTATGGAATGCATTCAAAAGTTAACaaagattgattgattgattgaatgattgattgtatttttctgaagttagaagcggggaggctgtaagacagactcccgcatacgcctgaccaggatctccctggcatgcccaccagggggcaatgctctgcccatctggagcattgctccattgtggctggagccattctagcgcctgagatagaggccatggagccatcctaaatgcccaggtcaactttgctccaatggaaccttggctgcgggatgggaagaaagagatagagagaaaggagagagggaaaggtggagaagcagatgtgtgtgccctggctgggaattgaagccagaacttccacacgctgggctgatggtctaccactgagtcaaccgatCAGGgccaagatttattttttaaattctaacttTCCGTCATCAGCAAGGTGAAGTGAAAATATTATAATCTTATAATTATTAACttgatatgcatttttaaaaacaatctccTGATGACAGACTTTCTCCTGGCCACACAGATACAAGGCAATCTCATACTTAAAAGACAGAATTCCAAAGAGAAAAAGGCACTGCTGACCCAGGCATAGAGCTTGCAGCAGTAAGCTGAAATTTAAGGCAGGAAGTGATTTTCAATGCTTCTTGTAGAATTTTAACTTCAGCACGAAGCAAACTTCGGGAATAAAAACTTACCAGGAGAGAGATGAGTGTATATAAATAGGGAACCTGTAGAAGCCAATTACGACTTTCACTGGGATCCGTGCAGGAGATAAGAATGATAGATGCAAATAGGAGACTTCGTGTCATTGCAGCTAATGGCATTGTCACAGAGCGTTTGAATCTCCCATTTTTAAGCAAGGAGGTAGCCGGAGGATGACTACCAGATTTCACAGGGCTGCGCTGCTGTAACAATAGATGACACGTCTAAGCATTTTCCAGGATAATTAGAGGGTGATTTTTCAGCGGAAGTGTGCAGGGTTTCTATTTTAGACTCTGAGTGTGATGgagattttaaaagtaaatggttTCGCTCATAAAGCTACATTTCTACTAAAATTAGTACTAAGTTGGTTGGAGATTTGAAGGAAGGAGTAAGCCAATTGAAGACTTGAGACTGACTTCTTTGGGAGTTTCCCCAGAATCCAGTTTTATGTCAGTGAGAGTTTGTGTTTGCCTTTGTTTCTCTATTCGGAGATAACTAACAATTTATACCTCTTTAAGGAGCCATTAGAGACTTTgttctctaaaatatttaaatacctaTTTGTTTGCCATTTTCCCTCTATGACTATTAAAGTGTTTTATAATATAGTGTGTATGCATAGTATATGTTGTGCCATTCATACATGGCTAAGGatgatataaaatgaaaattatagtaTTTTGGTTTCTATTGACTTaagtcattttaaatataagataTTTAGTATAACTTTTTAATTGTTCACAGACTATTAAGTGTTTGAAATTCTTGCCTGTTTAAAGATCAAATGAAATTCTTTATAGTTTGAACTTTTTCACTGTTATGATAAGTTGACAAATACTTAAATGGAAATTGGATGCATGTGGTCTCAGATCCACTGAGTCCAACTCACAAAGAACTGTGTTAAAAAAGCACTTTTGAACTTTTTATAAGAAACCTATTAAATATCTTTCATGGTTCCTTAGAGGAATCAGAAATAGAAAGTTCTCCAGAATCCCAGGAACAGAGACAACTTGACCCAAAAAGGTAAAGTTACATCTAAGGCTTGGAAAACAGGAAATTCTAGATGGCTTTTGGCAAAACACATCATGCCCTGCCTCCTCTCAGTGTGTGGTAAAGTTTTCCCCAGTCTGCGCATTCCTTCTAAGTCAGAATTCTCTAAAGATAGAaattccccaaaataaaaaataaaataaaataaaaacagaaattccCATTTCATAATGAGGAATAGTAACAGCCGCAGCAATGCAACCTTCCTGAGGATGCGCCACAAATACTACCACTGTGGCTCCTCACCAAAATATTGCTCATTCAAAACCCACCTGGGGACAGGACACTTCCCAGAGGCTGGGGAATCACCTTCCCAGCGAGAGGGAGGGAGCCATTGTTCAGAAGAGGAAGTTGTCTGTGAATGAGCATGTTTGTGTCTTCTGCTGGATCCACCACAGACCTGGGCTGGGCAGGGTTGTGCGTCTTGGAAATACACGTTCCTTTGTCATGGTCGTTCCCTGGAGGTAGTGAGAACTCAGAGCGCCCCTCCTCCCAAGCCCAGTGGAGGACACCCCCAACAACAACACCAACACCAACAAGAAGGGTAGGAACAGTGGGTGTGTTTGACATTCCAGTTGCATGAGGAATGCTGGGGAAAGCCGGCCAGTGATCATGGCTGGTGGAAAACAGATTCTGCTGTTTATTGTTCTGTTCTCTGAGTAAGTCAGCGAAGAAGTGTGGGCGTGTGCAGTCTGGAAGAATACAGACTTGAACAGAACGTGGGAATCGTTTTTCATTGTCAGAGAGAATATATGTGAAGTGATTATTTAGTTTCTAACATTGaaacaacttaaaaacaaaacaaaacaaaacaaagactaaAAAAACCAAGCATGTAGCCTCCATCCCTCAATGCATTTAAAACAGACATTGGCCAAATGGTACCCCAGTGCAGTCAGCTAAGGCAGGCAAGCTTCCTAAGACCTTTACAGATATTTATTGTCACGATCCTGAGGgctattaaaaatatatccaaCCCTCCCTTGGTCTTTCATTTAAGTCTCAAAAAGGGAATGTGGTGAGCAAGAGTTTGGAACGTTAGAATCTAACCGACGAGCGTCGGCTTCTCCTCCACAACAGGTCTCCCTGAATCACAGTTTTGTGGTTATGTTATTCAAACAAGCAGGCCCCTGGTGGTTTGTCTTTTGTTTAATTGGCTATAAGATCACACAAGATATTTTCAACAGAGTTTGAGAAAGCATCTTGGGAAATCCACAAAAACGGGCTGAGTCATCTAACCCCAAACAGCCCATACCACATCTGAATCTTGCTCTCTTGTGTCCCCGGAGAAAGTTTTCAACCTCAGTCAGATGTAAGAACAGGGATGCAGACATTGATTTCAAGTCAGAGAAGAAAGTCCAAGCAGAATGTGAGCACTGG carries:
- the LOC136406527 gene encoding large ribosomal subunit protein uL23-like, which encodes MSSKHSSVSPVSDEKKRQANTTEMKASSSPNCGLIRQLKYPLKSALRRNKLDHYVIIKFLLSTASAMKKTEDKNIFVFVMGVKANKHQIKQAVKKFYNIDMAKFNTLI